TCACCTCGGCATCTTCCAGCACGACGATCTCGACAACCGCGGCATGAAGCTGGTGCGTATCGCGCTTGGGCGCGGTGCAGCCTTCCAGGTAGCTGACATGCGACCCTTTGTCGGCAATGATCAGCGTCCGTTCGAACTGACCGGTGTTTTCGGCATTGATGCGGAAATAGGTGCTCAGCTCCATCGGGCAGCGCACGCCGGGCGGGACATACACGAACGAACCGTCCGAAAAGACCGCAGAGTTCAGCGTGGCGAAGTAATTGTCCGATTGCGGCACCACCGTGCCGAGATATTTCTTCACCAGTTCGGGATGTTCGCGGATCGCCTCGGAGATCGAACAGAAGATCACCCCGGCCTTCGCCAGTTCGTCCTTGAAGGTCGTGCCCAGGCTGACCGAATCGAAAACCGCATCGACGGCGACCTTGCGGCCTTCGGCCGGCGTGTCGGCCGCGCCCTCGACCCCGGCCAGGATCATCTGCTCTTGCAGCGGGATACCCAGCTTTTCATAGGTGGCCAGCAGCTTGGGATCGATGTCATCCAGCGATTTGGGCTTTTCTTCCATGCTCTTCGGACGGGCATAGTAGTACTGGTCCTGATAATCGATCTTGGGATAGTGCAGCATCGCCCATCCCGGTTCCTTCATGGTCAACCAGCGGCGATAGGCTTCCAGACGCCACTCGGTCATCCATTCGGGCTCTTCGTTCTTCTTCGAGATCAGGCGGACGATATCCTCGCTGAGCCCCTTGGGGGCATATTCCATCTCGATCTCGGTATTCCAGCCGTGTTTGTAGCTGCCCATGTTCTGGACAGTCTCGACCGTTTCGCGGTCTACGCCTTCGCGAACGTCAAGATCGGTGGTCTCGGTCATCTCTTGTCCTTCCTCGGGTCAAGCAGCAGCTTAACCATTCCTGTCGCGCCAGCGTGAATACGCGGATTCCCACGCATCCGCAAATCGGTTCATCTGATCCTCGTCCAAAGTTGGACTTATCGAGATCCGGATCGCGGACTGCGCCTGCGCGTCGTCAAAACCCATTGCCTGAAGCGTCCCGCTGGCCCGAATCTTGCCCGATGAGCAGGCCGAACCTGCCGACACGGCAAAACCCGCAAGATCCATCTGCATGACCTGCGTTTCACCCTTCCACCCCGATGTAAGAAGGCATGTCGTGTTCGGCAAGCGCTTGTTGGTATTTCCGACAATAATCGTTTCCGGCGCGAAAGCGGCCAATCGTGCCTCCAGCGCGTCGCGACGGGCGGCGACCTCGTCCCACAATCCGGCCTCCAGATCGCGCTGCGCTGCCTCTGCGGCGGCGGCAAATCCGGCGATGCCGATCAGGTTCTCGGTTCCCGCGCGGCGGCCCTGTTCCTGTCCGCCGCCGCGAATCCGCGCCTCGATATCGGTACCCTTCTTCAGGATCAGCGCCCCGATCCCCTTCGGGCCGCCCAGCTTATGCGCGCTGACAAAGCCGGCCGTCACATTCAGCCAGTTGAAGGCAAAGGGAATTTTTCCGAACCCCTGGGTCAGGTCACTGACGGCCAGCCCCTCGGGCAGGGACTGGATCACGCCCGTCTCGCTATTGGCAAGCTGCAAGGCAGAACGGCCTGGATGGGCAACCGTCACGACGCCGTCACGATCAACCGGCAGGGATGGCGCGCACCATGCCTTGACCGCCTCGTGTTCGACCGGCGCGCAGGCCATCCCGGCCTCGGCCAAAACCATCGCCGCCGCTTCGGTCGCGCCGGAGGTAAAGACGATATCTGCCCCTTCGGCCCCGAGAGCGGCGGCGATGCGTTCGCGCGCCTGTTCTATCGCCATCTTGGCCGCCCGCCCCTCGGCATGGACCGAGGACGGGTTGCCCGTGAGGTCCATCGCGTCAGTCATCGCCGCCCTGACCTCGGGCCGCAGCGGCGTGGTCGCGTTCCAATCAAGATAGGCCCGGTTCATTCCAGCGCGCCCGCGATGGCCTCGGCCAGACGCCGGGCAACTGCATCCTTGCCCATGCGCGGCCATGCCTCTACCCCATCCGGACGAATCAGCGTAACCGCGTTCTCGTCCCCGCCCATGATCCCGGTTTCGGGGCTGACATCATTGGCGACGATCCAGTCGCAGCCCTTGCGCCCGCGCTTGGCAGTAGCGTTCTCGATCACGTCATGGGTTTCCGCTGCGAACCCCACGACCAGCGCAGGCCTGCCCTGCTCCAACCCGCTGACCCAGGACAGGATATCGGGATTCTCCGTCATCTCCAGCGCCGGAGGATTGTCCGAGCCGTCCTTCTTGATTTTCCGGTCCACAGCATTGATGACGCGCCAATCGGCCACCGCCGCCGCCATGACGGCGGCATCGGCAGGCAAAGCCGCCTCGACGGCATCGCGCATCTGCCGCGCCGTCTCGACCCGGATCACATCGACACCATCGGGCGGCGGGACGGTCGCAGGTCCAGTGATAAAGCTGACTTTCGCGCCCAGATCACGCAGCGACGCCGCGATTGCCGTCCCCTGCGCACCCGAAGAGCGGTTGGCGATATAGCGCACCGGATCGATCGGCTCATGCGTCGGCCCCGAGGTCACGACCACATGCCGCCCCAAGAGCGGCCCCGGAACCACCTGCGCCTCCGGTAGCAACTTCAGCGGAGCGTCCAAAGCCTCGCGGATCGCCGCCATGATCGCCTCGGGTTCGGCCATCCGACCCGGCCCGAATTCGCCGCAGGCCATGTCGCCTTCGTCCGGCCCTACGGTCAGGATTCCGTCATCGCGCAGCGTCGTCAGATTGCGCTGCGTGGCCGGGTGATTCCACATCCGCACATTCATCGCCGGCGCGATCAGCACCCGCTTGTCGGTCGCCAGAAGCAGAGTCGAGGCCAGATCATCGGCCAGTCCATGCGCCATCTTGGCCATCAGATCGGCCGTTGCAGGTGCGACCACCACCAGATCGGCATCGCGGGTAAGTTGGATATGCCCGATCTCGGCTTCTGCCCTGATGTCGAACAGCCCCTCATGCGCGGCCTCTCCGGCTAGGACCGAGACGGTCATTGCGGTGGTGAATTCGGACCCCGCCCGCGTCAGCACGGGCGTGACCGCCATGCCCTCGGCACGGATCAGCCGAATCAGCTGCGGGAGCTTGTAGGCCGCGATACCGCCGCCGATGATCAGAAGGATACGCTTGCCGTTCATGTCGCCCCCAAATCCTGCCCAAACAGATAGCGACCCAACCGCCCCCCCGCAAGGAAAGCCGGATATTAACACCTTCTTAAGCGTGGGCCGTTACACCTGCACGAAGGATGCAGCAGGAAACAAGATGGTCGCAATCGCCTATTCGGTCGCCTTCGAAGGGGTCGAGGCGCGCCTGGTCGAGGTGCAATGTTCGGTCACGGCCGGGCTGCCGGGCTTTGCCATCGTGGGGCTGCCCAACAAGGCCGTCAGCGAAGCCCGCGAACGCGTCAAGGCCGCCTTTGGTGCGCTATCCATCGCCATGCCCAGCAAGCGGCTGACGGTGAACCTGTCTCCCGCCGACATGCCGAAAGAGGGCTCGCATTTCGACCTGCCCATCGCCCTAGCGATTCTTGCCGCGCTCGAGATCGTTCCGGCCGACGAGCTGGCCCGCTGCGTCTGCCTGGGGGAGCTGGCGCTGGACGGCCGTCTGGTTTCAGTCGCGGGTGCCCTGCCAGCCGCCATGGCGGCTGCCGAAGACGACCGTGCCCTGATCTGCCCCCGCCCCTGCGGTGCCGAGGCGGCATGGGTCGAAGCGGTTCCGGTCCTTGCCCCGGCCACGCTGCGCGATGCGGTCGATCACCTGACCGATCGACGCCCGTTGGCCCGCGCCGCTCCCGGCACGATCGGCGATATTCCGACCACTGGCTGCCTGTCGGAGATCAAGGGGCAGGAACGTGCCAAGCGCGCTGCCGAGATAGCCGCAGCCGGGCGACATCATATGTTGATGGTCGGACCGCCCGGAGCGGGAAAATCCATGCTGGCCGCCCGCTTGCCCGGCCTGATGCCGCCACTTGCCCCAAGCGAGGCGCTGGAAACCTCGATGATCCACTCCTTGGCCGGTCAACTGAAGGACGGGGGCATATCACGCCTCGCCCCGTTTCGTGAACCTCATCATACCGCCTCGATGGCCGCGATCGTCGGAGGCGGGCGCGGCGCCAAACCCGGCGAGATCAGCCTCGCCCATAACGGCGTGCTGTTCATGGACGAGTTCCCCGAATTCCCCCGGCAAGTGCTGGAGACCCTGCGCCAGCCCATCGAGACAGGCGAAGTCACGGTCGCCCGCGCAAACGCCCATATCCGCTACCCTTGCCGCTTTCTGTTGATCGCCGCCGCCAATCCCTGCCGCTGTGGATACCTGGCGGACGCAGCACGGGCCTGCTCGCGCGCACCGAATTGCGGCACCGACTACCTGGGCAGGATTTCCGGCCCGTTGATGGATCGCTTCGATCTGCGTCTCGAAATCCCCGCTGTCAGCTTCCACGATCTCGAACTGACCACCGACGGCGAAAGCTCGGTCGAGATAGCCGCCCGGATCGCCGCCGCTCGCGCGGTTCAAACACGACGTTTCCGTGATCATCCCAGCCTGCGCGTGAATGCCGAGGCCTCCGGCGCGATCCTCGACGACATCGCCAGCCCCGACAGCGAAGGGCGCGACCTGATCGCCAAGGCCTCCGAACGGCTCGGGCTGACAGCTCGCGGCTATCATCGCATCCTGCGTACAGCCCGCACGATCGCCGATCTCGATGGTGCCGAGAGTATCCGGGCGCCGCATCTGGCCGAAGCCATCAGCTACCGCCTGCCCTTCATCGCGGGCGGCTGAGAGGTTTCTTGTCAGAACTGATCGGGGAGCCTCACGGCGGCGACAGCGTCGGGATTGAGGCTGCCATTATACTATTTCCCGGAAACCCGCCTCTCGATTGCTTCCCAGATCAAGCCCGCCGCGTTGATTCCATCGAAACGCTCCAGTTCCTGGATCCCGGTCGGCGAAGTGACATTTATCTCGGTCAACCAGCCGTCAATGACGTCGATACCGGTAAAGATCAGTCCCTTTTCGCGCAGCATCGGCCCGATCCGCTGACAAATTTCGCGTTCCCGATCCGTCAGATCAACCTTCTCGGCTCGCCCGCCAACATGCATGTTCGACCGCGCCTCACCCTCTTGCGGAACACGGTTGATCGCCCCGACGGGCTCGCCATCGACAAGAATGATCCGCTTGTCGCCGCGCTTAACCGCCGACAGGTATTTCTGCGCGATCATCGGCTCCCGATTGATTCCGGCATAGGTCTCGAGCAGGGCGGAAAGATTCGGGTCCTCCGGACGAAGGTGGAACACCCCTGCCCCGCCGTTTCCATAAAGCGGTTTGACGATAATCTCTCCGTGACGCTCGCGGAAATACCGGAAATCCGCCAGATCGCGTGCGATCATGGTGGGCGGGGTCAGTTCCGGAAAATCCAGGACCATCAGCTTTTCAGGACAATTACGCACCCAGAACGGATCATTGACCACCAATGTCCCGGGATGCACCCGGTCCAGCAGATGGGTCGAGGTAACATATCCCATGTCGAACGGAGGATCCTGCCGAAGCCAGACCACGTCGAATTCCGTCAGTTCGACCTCTGCCCAATCGCCGAAGGTAACATGGTCACCCTTGCTGCTCCGCAATGTGACCGGACGGCCCCGTGCGAGAACGCGACCCTCGTCATAGCGGAGTTGATCGACCGTGTACTGAAAGAGCCGATGCCCCCGCGCCTCGGCTTCCAATCCGATCCGGAAGGTGCTGTCGCCGTTGATATCAACAGCCTCAATCGGGTCCATCTGCAATGCGACGTAAAGGCTCATCTCGCCCTCCTGAAATTCGTCGCTCGCTTGTCGCCCGGCAACGGGACGGATGCAAGTGGCCCATGCTAACCGCCGAAGGCGTTCTCGATCACCTCTATGCGGCCCATGGCATCGACCAGCGCTGCGTCAAAGCGCATCTCGCTCAACAATCCGGCGGGACGATCCCCGCAGAATTCACAGGCCGCCATGCAGATGCGATCCATCTGCTTTCGGAACAGGCGCTGTCCAGCCTCCGCGTGGGTGGGTGCGGATTTCACCTCGACAAAGATCAGGCAACCACCTCTCTGGCAGATGAGATCAACCTCGCCCGCCTTGCCGCGCCATCGCCTTGCCAGCATATTGTAACCGCGCGTCTCGTAATCGGCGGCCACCCGATCCTCCGCCAGCAACCCCGATACCGCTGCGACCGCGCCTCGCCTTGCACGGCCCACAGATTTCCGGCGCGATCGCCCGATGTCACGCTCGCCATGGATATAAGCCTGCCCGTCGAAACTCCGCGCTTGATAACCCATCCCAAATACCCTCACTAAAGGCAAGAAATCGCCTTAATCCTCGCAGGTCCCGTCCCTCGCCGAGAGAGCAAGAGCTGCCTGATACACATCTCTTCTGCGCAGCCCCAGATCGCGCGCCACCTCTCGTGCAGCATCCTTGACCGTCATGTTCTTCAGCCTTTCCTGCAGAGCCGCCCGGACCTGATCCTCACCGGCGACAACCGGAGTCGGTCGATCTAGGATCAGGACCACCTCGCCCTTCAGGTTCTTCATACGTGGATCGGCCGCCAATTCTGCCGCCGTTCCCCGAATCACCTCTTCAAATTTCTTTGTCAGTTCCCGGGCCATCACGATAACTCGATTCGCCTCGATTTCGAACAACTCTTGCACTGTCTGGTTAACCCGCCTCGGGCTTTCGAACAGGATCACGGTTGCATCGATCATCGCCCATTGCCGTAACCATGACGCCCGTGCCGCCTTGGTCGAGGGCGGGAAGCCGGCAAACAGGAAGCGATCGCTTGGCAGGCCCGACAGGCTCAGTGCGGCCAGCGCGGCTGAGGGGCCGGGAACCACATGCACGCGGCTGCCCTGTGCCGCAGCATCCCGTGCCAGCCGGTAACCGGGATCGGCCACCAGAGGCGTGCCCGCATCCGACGCATAGGCCACGCTGCGGTCATCGCGCAGCGCGGCCAGAATCGCCGGACGCTGCCGTTCCGCATTGTGATCGTGATAGGCTATGATCCTGCGCCCGCGCAGGGGCACACCGTGGATGTCCATCAGGTGCCGCATCACCCTTGTATCCTCGGCCGCCAGCAATTCCGCCGAATTCAGCACGTCCAGCGCATGCAGGGTGATGTCCCGCGCCGCGCCGATCGGAGTGGCGACCAGGTGAAGGCCCGGCTCCAGCGTGACTGCCTCGACATGCGCCGCGATACGTCGGGGCGGCTCATCCGCTTTCGGGCGCTCGCCTTGGTTTCTGCTTGCCGGATATTCGCTCACAGGCATCTCCTTTTGTCGCTCTCGGACCTTCCGCCTGATTGCCATTCGCGGGCGATAGACATACGCTGCCCGTGATCCGCCGATATCTACATTACATCAGGGAAATTTCACATGTCCGCAATTATCACAAGCCGGGGACCAGAGATGTTTCGCCGCCTGGCATTGCGCACCGGGGCCATTCTGTCCGCTTTCGTCATCGCCGCTTGCGAGCCGACCGGTGGGGGCAATGTGACGTCGGTGGGGCCGGAGGCCGGCCAGATGATCGACCCGAACCAGCCGGTGAAGGTGGCATTGCTCGTACCCGGAGGCAGCGGCAACCCCAGTATCGAAACCCTGGCGCGCAGCCTGAAGAACGCCGCCCGGATGGCTGCCGCCGATGCCCAGGGAGCGAGCATCGATCTCAGCATTTACGATACCGGCGGAAGCACCGAACAAGCCGTAGCACGGGCGAATGCCGCCGCCGATGCCGGGGCCAAGATCATCGTCGGTCCGCTTTACGCCGAAGCTGCGAATGCCGTCGGCAACGCCATGATGCCTCGCAATATCAACGTCCTGTCCTTCTCCAACAACACCGAGGTCGCGGGTGGCAATGTCTTCGTGATGGGCACCAATTTCGCCAATATCGCCAACCGGCTGGTTGGCTATGGTGTTCGCCAGGGCAAACGCGATGTCTATGTCGTGGCCGAGAACGACGTCGCAGGCCAGATCGGGGGGCGTGCCATCGAAGCCGCCATCGCCCGCAATGGCGCGCGCCTGGCCGGGCGTAGCAATCACCCGGTCTCGATCACCGGCATCGACTCCGTCACCCCGCAGATCACCGCGGCAGCCAAATCGGGTCAGGTGGATGCGATCTTCATGACCGCCAATCATCAGGCGGTGCTGCCCTATCTCACTGAGAAGCTGGCGGCCGCCGGCGTCACCTCGCAGGTTACCCAGTTCATGGGGCTGACACGTTGGGACGAGCCCAGGTCGCGCATGACGTTGCAACAATTGCAGAATGGCTGGTTCGCGATACCCGATCAGAGGCTCGCTCAGCAGTTCAACGCCCGCTACCAGGCCGCTTATGGCGAAGCCCCGCATGATCTGGCCAGCCTTGCCTATGACAGCATCGCGGCGATCGCCTCGCAGGTTCGCGCCGGCAAGCGCAATGCCCTGACCACCAGCGGACTGACTCAGCGCTCGGGCTTCTCGGGTGTCGGCGGGGTATTCCGGCTCCGGCCCGACCGCACGGTCGAACGGGGACTGGCCGTGGCAACGATCCGCGGCAACCAGTTGGTTGTCCTTGATCCGGCTCCCCGCGGCTTTGGCGGCTTCGGCTTCTGATCTTGAGCGACGCGAACACCGACACCGTCGTTCAAAGCGCCCCGGCACTGCCCGGGGCGCATGCCATATTCGATCCCGACAATTTCCTGCCCCAGCTTGACGCAATATTGTCGGAGCTGGATCAGCCACGCGACATCCGGGTCGCGACGGTCTCGGCGCTGGCCGATGCGCGCGCCACTGCGATGGCCGATATCGAGGCTGGCTTTCAGGGCCATCCGCGCGCCGCGCGCGAATCCGTCCGCGCCATCGCAATGCTGACCGATGGCATCGTCACGGCCATCCACCACGTCGCCATAACCCATCTGCACCCACTGCACTCTTCCTCTGATGCCGAGCGGTTGGCCGTTCTGGCTGTAGGGGGGTATGGCAGGGCCGAGATGGCTCCGGCGTCCGATGTCGACCTGTTGTTCCTCACCCCCTACAAGATCACCCCCTGGGCAGAGAGCGTGGTCGAATCCATGCTCTACATGCTCTGGGACCTGAAACTGAAGATCGGCCATTCGATCCGCACCGTCGATGATTGCCTGCGCCTCGGCACCAGCGACATGACGATCCGTACCTCTCTGGTGGAGCACCGGCTCGTCACTGGCCATGCCCCACTGGCGCAGGAACTAGACGCCCGGCTATGGTCGGAACTGTTCAATAAGACCGTTCCCGAATTCGTCGAGGCCAAACTGGAGGAACGGGATGCTCGGCACCAGCGGCAGGGCGGTCAGCGCTATGTGCTTGAGCCCAACGTCAAGGAGGGCAAGGGCGGGTTGCGCGATCTGCAGACTCTCTACTGGATCGCGAAATATATCCACCATGTCGATCGCGCCGTGGAACTGGTCGATCTGGGTGTGTTTTCCCGCGAAGAGCATCTTGCCTTCTGGCAAGCCGAGGATTTCCTCTGGGCGGTACGCTGTCATCTTCACCTGATCGCCGGTCGGCCTGTGGACATGCTGTCCTTCGACATGCAGGTCGAGGTGGCGAAACGCATGGGCTATGCCGACAGCGCCGCCCGGCGCGGGGTCGAGTATTTCATGCAGGATTACTTCCGCCACGCCACACGCGTCGGCGAACTGACACGGGTTTTCCTGACCGAACTCGAGTCGCGGCATGTCCGCAGCGCGCCATTCCTCGGCCGCCTCTTCCGCAGGCGGCGCAAGCTGAAGGCAGGCTTTATCGATCAGCATGGTCGGTTGGCGATCCAGGACGAGACCGCGTTCCTCCAGGACCCGCTGAACATCCTGCGCCTGTTCGAAGAGGCGCTGCGCACCGGCATCCTGATCCATCCCGACGCCATGCGCCTTGTCGCGTCCAATCTGGATCTGATCGACGAAAATGTCCGCTCGGCTCCCGAGGCGATCCGCATCTTCATGGACCTTTTGCTCAAGCACGGCAATCCCGAACGCTCGCTGCGCCGGATGAACGAGCTTGGCGTGTTGGCCGCCTTCATCCCGGAATTCGAGCCGGTCGTGGCGATGATGCAGTTCAACCTGTATCACCACTACACTGTGGACGAGCATTCCATCCAATGCGTCGCCGCCCTGGCCGAGATCGAACGGGGCGAGCATCCCGAGGACCTGCCGCTGTCCAGCGAGATCATCGAGGAGGGCATCAACCGCCGGGTCCTCTACCTGGCGACCCTACTGCATGATATCGGCAAGGGCCGGCCCGAGGATCACTCGATCCTCGGCGCCCGTATCGCCCGCCGCATAGCCACCCGCTTCGGCTTTTCTCCCGAGGATGTGGAGACGGTGGAATGGCTGGTGCGCAATCACCTGCTGATGTCGGACGTGGCGCAGAAGCGCGACATCTCGGATCCCCGCACCCTGCGCGATTTCGCCAAGGCGGTGAAAACCCGCAAGCGGCTGGACCTGCTTTTGGTGCTGACCACCTGCGACATTCGCGGTGTCGGGCCGAATACATGGAACAACTGGAAAGCAGTTCTGCTGCGCAGGCTTCACCAAGAGACCGCCGCCGCCCTGGATAACGGGCTGGAAGAACTGAACCGCGACAAGCGTCAGAACGAGGCAAAACGCGCCTTGCGTCATCTGCTGATCGCCAAGGGATGGGAAGCCAAGGCGATCCGCTCGGAGATCGCACGCCATTACGATGCCTATTGGCCCGGATTGCCGACCGAGACACAGGCGGTTTTCGCTCAGCTTTTGCACCAGATCGGTCATGACGAGATCCGTATCGATCTGCATCCCGATATCGATCGTGACGCGACCCGCACGGCTTTCGTGCTGGCCGACCATCCGGGCATCTTTTCACGCCTTTGCGGGGCACTGACACTGATGGGGGCGAATGTCGTGGATGCGCGCACCTACACGACCCGCGACGGCTATGCCACGGCAGTCTTCTGGATTCAGGACGCCGAGGGCCACCCTTTCGCCGAGGACCGGCTGCCGCGCCTGCGCCAGACCATCCTGCGCACGCTGAAAGGAGAAATCGTCACGCGCGACGCTTTCGCCACCCGCGACAAGCCGAGAAAGCGAAACCGGGAATTCAGGTTCCCGACCCATGTCACCTTCGATAACGAGGGCAGCGACATCTACACGATCATCGAGGTCGATACGCGTGACCGTCCGGGCCTGCTTTACGACCTGACCCGGACGCTCGCAGTCAATCATATCCAGATCGTGAGCGCGGTGATCGCCACCTATGGCGCGCAGGTGGTTGACAGTTTCTACGTCAAGGACATGTTCGGACTGAAGCTGCACAGCGAGACCAAGCGTCTCTCGCTGGAAAAGAAACTGCGCTCGGCAATCGCCGATGGGGCAAAACGGGCAGAGGAATAGGCGAATGAAATCGGGGCTGGTGCGCGGGTTCCTGTCGGTCGGGATCTGGACCTTCATTTCCCGCGTGTCGGGTTTCATCCGCGACATCCTGATCGCGGCATGGCTTGGCACCGGCCCAGTGGCCGAGGCATTCCTGATCGCCCTGTCCCTGCCCAACATGTTCCGCCGCTTTTTCGCGGAAGGCGCGTTCAATACCGCGTTCGTGCCGATCTTTTCCAAGAAACTGGAAGACCGTGCCGATGCCGAGCGATTTGCTGCCCAAGCATTTTCGGGTTTGTTCACGGTCGTTCTGGTCCTGACCGCGTTGGCGATGATCGCCATGCCGGGACTGGTCTGGCTGATGGCATCGGGTTTTGCCGGAGATGAACGCTTTGCGCTGGCCGTGGAATATGGCCGCATCACCTTTCCCTATATCCTGCTGATCTCGATGGCCTCGATGATCTCGGGCGTGCTGAACGCCAATGGCCGCTTCACCGCCGCCGCGGCAGCGCCCGTCCTGCTGAACCTGCTGTTCATCGTGGCGATGGGGCTGGGCCGTTGGCTGGGCTGGGATCTGGGGCTGACGCTGGCATGGGCCACCCCGCTGACCGGGATCTCGCAACTCGGGCTCGTCTGGTGGGACGCGCATCGCAATGGCTGGACCTTCTGGCCGCGCCGCCCACGCTTCTCGCCCGATATGCGCCGGCTCCTGGCCGTGGCCCTACCCGCCGCCTTTGCCGGGGGCGTGGTACAGCTCAACCTGCTGATCGGACGCCAGGTCGGCTCGCGTTTCGAGGGTGCTATCGGCTGGCTCGCCTTTTCCGACCGCCTCTATCAACTGCCGCTCGGCGTTGTCGGCGCGGCAGTCGCCGTGGTCCTGTTGCCGGAGCTGGCCCGCCGCCTGCGGGCCGAGGATCACGCGGGCGGTCAATCCGCCTATTCCCGCGCCACTGAATTCGGGCTGTTCCTGACCTTGCCCGCCGCCTTTGCCATCGCCGTGATCGCGGAACCGATGGTCGCGACACTATTCGAGCGGGGCGAATTCACGGCCCATGACACCAGCCAGACTGCCAAGGCGCTGATCGTCTACGCCCTTGGCCTGCCCGCTTTCGTGCTACAGAAGATCCTGCAGCCGCTCTATTTCGCGCGCGAGGATACCAGGACCCCGTTCCGCTTCGCCGCCATGTCGATGGTTGTGAACGCAGTCGTCGCCTTCGGGTTGATGTCGATGATCGGCTTCCTCGCGGCCGCGATCGGTACGACGGTCGCGGCATGGGTCATGGTCGGTCAGCTTTGGTGGGGCACCCGCAACATGGGGCAGGCTGCCCGCGCCGATGCTCGCCTGCTGCGTGCAGCCCCACGGATCGCACTGGCCGCTGCATTGATGGCCTTCGCCCTTTGGTTCATGGAGAGCTGGATCGACGCCGCGGGAATCGGCCGCATCCTTGGACTTGCGATCCTCGTCTTCGGCGGCGCCGCGATCTATTTTACCCTGGCCTTCGTCACCGGCGCCTATCGGTTGTCGGAATTGAAGGCCGCGGTTCGTCGATAGGAAAGGTCGGGGCCAAATGGAACCGGCTGCTCATTGCGCCCCGCGATGCCCGGGGGCGCTTCGCCCCGTCGCCGGGTGGTTCTCGAACCAGTGGCGCACCACCCGACGACCCCGGTGGATATTTGCATGAAGAAGAACAGACGAGGGTAAGCCCCTGCCCGTATCGTCACGACGTCACCGTTGCCGAAGCTGCCGCAAGGC
This region of Paracoccus saliphilus genomic DNA includes:
- the sufB gene encoding Fe-S cluster assembly protein SufB; amino-acid sequence: MTETTDLDVREGVDRETVETVQNMGSYKHGWNTEIEMEYAPKGLSEDIVRLISKKNEEPEWMTEWRLEAYRRWLTMKEPGWAMLHYPKIDYQDQYYYARPKSMEEKPKSLDDIDPKLLATYEKLGIPLQEQMILAGVEGAADTPAEGRKVAVDAVFDSVSLGTTFKDELAKAGVIFCSISEAIREHPELVKKYLGTVVPQSDNYFATLNSAVFSDGSFVYVPPGVRCPMELSTYFRINAENTGQFERTLIIADKGSHVSYLEGCTAPKRDTHQLHAAVVEIVVLEDAEVKYSTVQNWFPGDEEGKGGVYNFVTKRADCREARAKVMWTQVETGSAITWKYPSCILRGDESQGEFYSIAIANNYQQADTGTKMVHLGKNTRSRIVSKGISAGQAQNTYRGLVSMHPRASNSRNYTQCDSLLIGDKCGAHTVPYIEVKNTSSRVEHEATTSKVDDDQLFYCRSRGMDEEEAVALVVNGFCREVLQALPMEFAMEAQALVAISLEGSVG
- a CDS encoding YraN family protein, with the protein product MGYQARSFDGQAYIHGERDIGRSRRKSVGRARRGAVAAVSGLLAEDRVAADYETRGYNMLARRWRGKAGEVDLICQRGGCLIFVEVKSAPTHAEAGQRLFRKQMDRICMAACEFCGDRPAGLLSEMRFDAALVDAMGRIEVIENAFGG
- a CDS encoding YifB family Mg chelatase-like AAA ATPase; the protein is MVAIAYSVAFEGVEARLVEVQCSVTAGLPGFAIVGLPNKAVSEARERVKAAFGALSIAMPSKRLTVNLSPADMPKEGSHFDLPIALAILAALEIVPADELARCVCLGELALDGRLVSVAGALPAAMAAAEDDRALICPRPCGAEAAWVEAVPVLAPATLRDAVDHLTDRRPLARAAPGTIGDIPTTGCLSEIKGQERAKRAAEIAAAGRHHMLMVGPPGAGKSMLAARLPGLMPPLAPSEALETSMIHSLAGQLKDGGISRLAPFREPHHTASMAAIVGGGRGAKPGEISLAHNGVLFMDEFPEFPRQVLETLRQPIETGEVTVARANAHIRYPCRFLLIAAANPCRCGYLADAARACSRAPNCGTDYLGRISGPLMDRFDLRLEIPAVSFHDLELTTDGESSVEIAARIAAARAVQTRRFRDHPSLRVNAEASGAILDDIASPDSEGRDLIAKASERLGLTARGYHRILRTARTIADLDGAESIRAPHLAEAISYRLPFIAGG
- the coaBC gene encoding bifunctional phosphopantothenoylcysteine decarboxylase/phosphopantothenate--cysteine ligase CoaBC → MNGKRILLIIGGGIAAYKLPQLIRLIRAEGMAVTPVLTRAGSEFTTAMTVSVLAGEAAHEGLFDIRAEAEIGHIQLTRDADLVVVAPATADLMAKMAHGLADDLASTLLLATDKRVLIAPAMNVRMWNHPATQRNLTTLRDDGILTVGPDEGDMACGEFGPGRMAEPEAIMAAIREALDAPLKLLPEAQVVPGPLLGRHVVVTSGPTHEPIDPVRYIANRSSGAQGTAIAASLRDLGAKVSFITGPATVPPPDGVDVIRVETARQMRDAVEAALPADAAVMAAAVADWRVINAVDRKIKKDGSDNPPALEMTENPDILSWVSGLEQGRPALVVGFAAETHDVIENATAKRGRKGCDWIVANDVSPETGIMGGDENAVTLIRPDGVEAWPRMGKDAVARRLAEAIAGALE
- the gshB gene encoding glutathione synthase, which codes for MSLYVALQMDPIEAVDINGDSTFRIGLEAEARGHRLFQYTVDQLRYDEGRVLARGRPVTLRSSKGDHVTFGDWAEVELTEFDVVWLRQDPPFDMGYVTSTHLLDRVHPGTLVVNDPFWVRNCPEKLMVLDFPELTPPTMIARDLADFRYFRERHGEIIVKPLYGNGGAGVFHLRPEDPNLSALLETYAGINREPMIAQKYLSAVKRGDKRIILVDGEPVGAINRVPQEGEARSNMHVGGRAEKVDLTDREREICQRIGPMLREKGLIFTGIDVIDGWLTEINVTSPTGIQELERFDGINAAGLIWEAIERRVSGK
- a CDS encoding cysteine desulfurase family protein — protein: MNRAYLDWNATTPLRPEVRAAMTDAMDLTGNPSSVHAEGRAAKMAIEQARERIAAALGAEGADIVFTSGATEAAAMVLAEAGMACAPVEHEAVKAWCAPSLPVDRDGVVTVAHPGRSALQLANSETGVIQSLPEGLAVSDLTQGFGKIPFAFNWLNVTAGFVSAHKLGGPKGIGALILKKGTDIEARIRGGGQEQGRRAGTENLIGIAGFAAAAEAAQRDLEAGLWDEVAARRDALEARLAAFAPETIIVGNTNKRLPNTTCLLTSGWKGETQVMQMDLAGFAVSAGSACSSGKIRASGTLQAMGFDDAQAQSAIRISISPTLDEDQMNRFADAWESAYSRWRDRNG